From Fluviispira vulneris, a single genomic window includes:
- a CDS encoding chemotaxis protein CheW, translated as MSDDQLNKLRTLSSGENRYLCFSLGNEHFSIPLLQVKEVIGIPEFTQIPYTPSYFCGIMNLRGKVISVIDMRKKLNIVSRGEEENSVIVCDLENITMGALVDSVDNVIKIEKDKILPKPNMQTSIKNDYIDGIIEHKNQIIVLINLAKSLSIEDLLHIENSGS; from the coding sequence ATGAGTGATGATCAATTAAACAAATTAAGAACGTTATCTTCAGGAGAAAATCGATATTTATGCTTTAGCTTAGGTAACGAGCATTTTAGCATTCCACTTTTACAAGTAAAAGAAGTCATAGGAATTCCAGAATTTACTCAAATACCTTATACTCCGAGCTATTTTTGTGGAATTATGAATTTAAGAGGCAAAGTTATCAGCGTTATAGATATGCGTAAGAAGTTGAATATTGTGAGCAGAGGTGAGGAGGAAAACTCAGTAATTGTCTGTGATTTAGAAAATATAACAATGGGAGCTTTAGTAGATTCAGTTGATAATGTAATAAAAATTGAAAAAGATAAAATATTGCCAAAACCAAATATGCAAACATCGATTAAAAATGATTATATAGATGGAATAATTGAACATAAAAATCAAATCATAGTTTTAATAAATTTAGCAAAATCATTAAGTATTGAAGATCTTTTACACATAGAGAATTCCGGGTCGTGA
- a CDS encoding chemotaxis protein CheA: MDDDFELELRKVFLREADINLEEAEEAYLQFSQNPPSDLLARCFRLAHNLKGSAKAVGFSDIAEILHRLESFLLKLKNKELNISQKIINVLLVTNDKLKHIVEQIKINSDYKVDTKNIIAEIDQVQSEESGQAIENAPSVSEDLKEGDILVLYDDNEVEDAKNNILLNKIEEFTKQKTIASKKILSEEVIRVSLSKIEKLQNYIGEIVIIESMLEEQIKQESNQNLKNYYRLLKKTTKEVQEIIMRLRLVPIKPVFQKLLRTARDTSAQLGKIVNVTFVGENTELDKFILDELSDPLMHMIRNAIDHGIEENEERVTKGKMLEGNITVNASHESGNLVITVADDGKGLNPVQLYESAIKKGVISEDVKLADSQCYELIFAPGFSTKTETTDISGRGVGMDVVKTNIEKLNGKIEISSAINIGTEFKIKIPLSVGIMEAFIAEISNQKFIIPVQQVIECLSLRKSNLTYLTGIENIIKLRDEEISVIDLSLGLNIHRKKNDVLKDRVIFIVQANENKIGAIVDRVISIQSVVTKNLGEELRCESGIVGSVILGDGKVVPILEISQLINSKNFQNNLQRSISGQTL; the protein is encoded by the coding sequence ATGGATGACGATTTTGAATTAGAACTGCGCAAGGTTTTTCTAAGAGAGGCTGATATTAATTTAGAAGAAGCTGAAGAAGCCTATTTGCAGTTCAGTCAAAACCCACCAAGCGATCTTTTAGCCCGCTGCTTTCGCCTTGCCCATAATTTAAAAGGCAGTGCAAAAGCCGTTGGCTTTAGTGATATAGCAGAAATTCTTCACAGGTTAGAGTCATTTTTACTTAAGTTAAAAAACAAAGAATTGAACATCTCACAAAAAATCATCAATGTCCTGTTAGTAACAAATGATAAACTTAAACATATAGTAGAGCAGATAAAAATAAATTCAGATTATAAAGTGGATACAAAAAATATAATCGCAGAGATTGATCAAGTTCAATCTGAAGAGTCCGGTCAAGCAATTGAAAATGCACCAAGTGTTAGTGAAGATTTAAAGGAAGGTGATATTCTTGTCCTATATGATGATAATGAAGTCGAAGATGCAAAAAACAATATCTTATTAAACAAAATAGAAGAATTTACAAAACAAAAAACAATAGCCTCTAAAAAGATATTATCTGAAGAAGTAATTCGCGTTTCTCTAAGTAAAATCGAAAAGCTTCAAAACTATATAGGCGAGATTGTTATAATCGAGAGTATGTTAGAAGAACAAATAAAACAAGAAAGCAATCAAAATTTAAAGAATTATTATCGACTATTAAAAAAAACTACGAAAGAAGTTCAAGAAATAATTATGCGCTTGAGATTAGTACCTATTAAACCTGTATTTCAAAAACTACTACGCACAGCACGTGACACTTCGGCTCAACTTGGAAAAATAGTAAATGTTACTTTTGTAGGTGAAAATACAGAACTCGATAAATTTATTTTGGATGAATTATCGGACCCACTCATGCATATGATTCGCAATGCAATTGATCATGGCATTGAAGAAAACGAAGAGCGAGTTACAAAAGGGAAAATGCTAGAAGGAAATATTACTGTCAATGCATCACATGAATCAGGTAATTTAGTTATCACAGTGGCTGATGATGGCAAAGGATTAAATCCTGTGCAACTATATGAAAGTGCAATTAAAAAAGGGGTAATTTCCGAAGATGTTAAGTTAGCAGACAGTCAATGCTATGAGCTTATATTTGCCCCAGGCTTTTCTACAAAAACTGAAACAACTGACATTTCCGGACGTGGAGTAGGAATGGATGTTGTTAAAACGAATATTGAGAAACTGAATGGAAAGATAGAAATCAGTTCAGCTATAAATATCGGCACTGAGTTTAAAATAAAAATTCCACTTTCTGTTGGAATTATGGAAGCCTTTATTGCTGAAATATCAAATCAAAAGTTTATTATTCCTGTCCAACAGGTGATAGAATGCTTAAGCTTAAGAAAAAGCAATTTAACATATTTAACCGGAATTGAAAATATCATTAAATTAAGAGATGAGGAAATATCTGTTATTGATCTTTCTTTAGGTTTAAACATTCATCGGAAAAAAAATGATGTGTTAAAAGATAGAGTTATTTTTATAGTCCAAGCAAATGAAAATAAAATCGGAGCCATTGTTGATAGAGTTATATCTATACAATCTGTTGTGACAAAAAATCTTGGTGAAGAATTGAGATGTGAATCAGGAATTGTTGGAAGTGTTATACTGGGTGATGGAAAAGTAGTACCTATATTGGAGATTTCTCAATTAATTAATAGTAAAAATTTTCAGAATAATCTTCAAAGAAGTATAAGTGGGCAAACGTTATGA
- a CDS encoding HAMP domain-containing methyl-accepting chemotaxis protein — MKKIKLNFKVSLKKRFYLLMFIVFINMFIIAIFSLYSNYQSSKSLTSLSNLYFPAIQNSILADMIHDGLRANVNLALFQMLNGSTSEDKVEIEKENMEMTTKFISYIENIQKMNLDENIQTNIERLLPILKEYSNTSTRVINAAFSLNGKKALEESNKFNILFKKLEVELDLLSESIEKLSNGKIEGAKNSANNFQLLNLIIILFFMLLSGFISFIFIKKITNVTFQIIESLNLQSQEIRMSASNINDTSHELYNAAKSQSDSLQKTSTAIHEINSMVKRTSESTFNSSVLSKRSEETVLNGKKSVNELISCIEKVKVNNVNIMEKVTSSNKRFTEIIKVISNISSRTKVINEIVFKTKLLSFNASVEAARAGEHGRGFSVVAEEVGSLAMMSGEAAKEINKMLAESIAKVEDIISVTNSEVSKIIALGDESINESTELANNCTNVMENTVENVSLVNKSITDISLAAKEQEAGISEIVKAITEIEILTQANESIANHSSQASRDLTEKANIILEIIHNLNYIMNGEQVEKL, encoded by the coding sequence ATGAAAAAGATAAAGTTAAATTTTAAAGTATCGCTGAAAAAAAGATTTTATTTACTCATGTTCATAGTATTTATAAATATGTTTATTATTGCAATATTTAGTTTATATTCCAATTATCAATCGAGTAAAAGCTTAACTTCTCTTTCTAATTTATATTTTCCTGCTATACAAAATTCTATACTAGCCGATATGATCCATGATGGTTTACGCGCTAACGTAAATTTGGCACTTTTTCAAATGTTGAATGGTTCAACTTCGGAAGACAAAGTCGAAATCGAAAAAGAAAATATGGAAATGACAACAAAATTTATTTCCTATATAGAAAACATTCAAAAAATGAATTTAGATGAAAACATTCAAACTAATATTGAAAGACTACTGCCAATTTTAAAGGAATATTCGAATACAAGTACAAGAGTTATTAATGCAGCTTTTTCATTAAACGGAAAAAAAGCTTTAGAAGAGAGCAATAAATTCAATATACTATTTAAAAAACTTGAAGTCGAACTCGATTTACTATCAGAATCGATTGAAAAGCTAAGCAATGGCAAAATTGAAGGCGCTAAAAATTCTGCCAATAATTTTCAACTTTTGAATTTAATCATTATACTTTTCTTTATGCTTTTAAGTGGGTTTATAAGTTTTATTTTTATTAAAAAAATAACTAATGTAACATTTCAAATAATTGAATCACTTAACCTACAAAGTCAAGAGATAAGAATGTCTGCAAGCAATATAAACGATACGTCACATGAGTTATACAATGCAGCAAAGTCGCAAAGTGATTCGTTACAAAAAACGAGTACTGCAATCCATGAAATAAATTCAATGGTAAAAAGAACATCTGAAAGTACATTCAATTCAAGTGTTCTCTCGAAAAGAAGTGAAGAAACTGTATTAAATGGAAAAAAAAGCGTTAACGAACTAATAAGCTGTATTGAAAAAGTGAAAGTCAATAACGTAAATATTATGGAAAAAGTCACTTCTAGCAATAAGAGGTTCACAGAAATTATTAAAGTTATTTCTAATATATCATCGCGAACAAAAGTTATTAATGAAATTGTTTTTAAAACAAAACTTCTTTCTTTTAATGCATCTGTTGAAGCCGCACGGGCAGGTGAGCATGGCAGAGGTTTTTCAGTAGTTGCAGAAGAAGTTGGAAGTCTTGCAATGATGAGTGGCGAAGCAGCAAAAGAAATAAATAAAATGCTTGCTGAAAGTATAGCAAAAGTCGAAGATATTATTTCTGTAACTAATTCAGAAGTATCTAAAATTATTGCTCTAGGTGATGAAAGTATTAATGAGAGCACAGAACTTGCAAATAATTGTACGAATGTAATGGAAAATACGGTTGAAAATGTTTCTTTAGTCAATAAATCTATAACTGATATTTCTTTAGCTGCTAAAGAACAAGAAGCTGGAATATCGGAAATTGTAAAAGCAATCACTGAAATTGAAATATTAACTCAGGCAAACGAATCTATCGCCAATCACTCATCCCAAGCAAGTCGTGACCTCACAGAAAAGGCAAATATAATTTTAGAAATCATTCATAATTTAAATTATATTATGAATGGAGAGCAAGTTGAAAAACTTTAA
- a CDS encoding MlaD family protein translates to MLMTSEIKVGLFALVGASVLTTTAFVLGGNPFASKKQHFHTVLNNVGGVAERTQIRASGVKVGEVTSVEILPDGARVNFDVDSNVKIPSGSYIEIKSRGILGDVYIEIVRNLKGTGEMKSGDQMPRNPESNDMETLMTNLNAIARDIKKISGSLANVLGTSEGETSIKNIVSNIEGVTRDLREITGSQKENLKEAIQGLRDTSVRLSKLIERNDAKIDQIIADVKTFTTELRQISTPENREKIESIITSVEAAAASIKRMAAKVENGEGTLGQLIAKEETAEEVKATLKSIQDAVRPISQLKITVQDRAEARLANAVPGDKYTNELNLLLSTRPDRYYLLGITNAAYARKVTNKTETSTTTGNTTVTNTQENVPEDVDKLRYNLQVAQRFGFMSLRLGLFSSSAGLATDFYAFKDKLVGTMEISQFNGVPIPSDTLYGNRGFINLKLFVNYFITPNFFVTGGVDGLVISEKPLPFLGAGISISDDDLKGLVGIASIAK, encoded by the coding sequence ATGTTAATGACATCAGAAATAAAAGTAGGTCTCTTTGCGCTCGTTGGAGCTTCGGTTTTGACAACTACGGCATTTGTTTTGGGTGGGAATCCTTTTGCCAGCAAAAAACAACATTTTCATACAGTTTTAAATAATGTTGGAGGAGTAGCTGAAAGAACGCAAATAAGAGCTTCTGGAGTAAAGGTAGGTGAAGTCACCTCTGTTGAAATATTGCCAGATGGAGCGCGCGTCAATTTCGATGTTGATTCAAACGTTAAAATTCCAAGTGGTTCTTATATAGAAATAAAATCCCGTGGAATTCTTGGTGACGTTTATATAGAAATTGTACGTAATTTAAAAGGCACGGGTGAAATGAAATCAGGGGATCAAATGCCCAGAAATCCAGAATCCAATGATATGGAAACCCTGATGACAAATCTCAATGCTATTGCAAGAGATATTAAAAAAATTAGCGGATCTTTAGCAAATGTTCTTGGCACAAGTGAAGGTGAGACTTCTATTAAAAATATCGTGTCAAATATTGAAGGTGTTACCCGCGATTTAAGAGAAATCACTGGCTCACAAAAAGAAAATTTAAAAGAAGCCATTCAAGGTTTGAGAGATACCTCTGTGAGACTTTCAAAATTGATTGAAAGAAATGATGCAAAAATTGATCAAATTATTGCTGATGTAAAAACTTTTACAACAGAGTTAAGACAAATTTCGACCCCTGAAAATCGAGAAAAAATTGAAAGTATTATAACAAGCGTTGAAGCTGCAGCGGCATCAATCAAACGGATGGCTGCAAAAGTTGAAAATGGTGAAGGAACTCTTGGTCAATTGATTGCCAAAGAAGAGACAGCAGAAGAAGTTAAAGCCACTTTAAAAAGCATTCAAGATGCCGTTCGGCCAATTTCTCAACTTAAAATCACTGTACAGGATCGTGCTGAGGCGAGACTTGCGAATGCTGTTCCTGGTGATAAATACACCAACGAACTCAATCTACTCCTCTCCACCCGTCCCGATAGATATTACTTATTAGGAATTACAAATGCTGCTTATGCTCGTAAAGTAACAAATAAAACCGAAACTTCAACTACAACTGGCAATACAACTGTAACGAATACTCAAGAAAATGTTCCTGAAGATGTAGATAAACTACGTTACAATTTACAAGTGGCGCAGCGTTTTGGTTTTATGAGTTTGCGTCTAGGATTATTTTCAAGTTCTGCAGGCCTAGCAACAGATTTCTATGCATTTAAAGATAAATTAGTAGGTACAATGGAAATTTCTCAATTTAATGGTGTGCCAATCCCTTCAGACACTCTTTATGGCAACAGAGGCTTTATCAATTTAAAACTTTTTGTAAATTATTTTATAACACCAAATTTCTTTGTCACAGGTGGGGTTGATGGACTCGTTATCAGCGAAAAACCATTGCCATTCTTAGGTGCAGGGATTTCTATCAGTGATGATGATTTAAAAGGTTTGGTAGGCATCGCTTCTATTGCGAAATAA
- a CDS encoding ABC transporter ATP-binding protein, whose translation MEKVKEKSIVTLINLKKTFGKNKVLRGLNLNIPEKKISYIIGRSGEGKSVTLKHIIGILKPDEGEVWIDGVAMHNANERAWENIRQQIGTLFQDGALFDSLNVFENISFPIQNHTKIPIGKMKNEVKSLLEIVGLANIEEKFPSELSIGERKRVGLARALALKPKLLLYDEPTTSMDPLIADLIDNLIQSTQKKIEGITSVVISHDITSVMNIAEYIFFLHEGKVYFEGTPEEFQASQDALVKQFLSGGRNGPLAVPIA comes from the coding sequence ATGGAAAAAGTAAAAGAAAAATCAATCGTAACTTTAATTAATTTAAAAAAAACTTTTGGCAAGAATAAAGTTCTCAGAGGATTAAATTTAAATATTCCAGAGAAAAAAATCTCATATATTATTGGTCGAAGTGGTGAAGGCAAATCTGTTACTTTAAAGCATATTATTGGTATATTAAAACCTGATGAAGGTGAAGTGTGGATCGATGGTGTAGCTATGCACAACGCGAATGAGCGTGCATGGGAAAATATTCGTCAGCAAATAGGCACACTTTTTCAAGACGGCGCTTTATTTGACAGTTTAAATGTATTTGAAAACATTTCTTTTCCAATTCAAAATCATACAAAAATACCGATTGGGAAAATGAAAAACGAAGTTAAAAGTTTGTTAGAAATAGTTGGGCTTGCAAATATTGAAGAAAAATTTCCTTCGGAATTATCGATTGGTGAGAGAAAAAGAGTAGGATTAGCGAGAGCGCTTGCTTTAAAACCTAAGTTGTTACTTTATGATGAGCCGACAACAAGTATGGATCCATTAATAGCGGATCTCATCGATAACTTAATTCAAAGCACACAGAAAAAAATTGAAGGAATAACGTCTGTTGTAATAAGTCATGATATCACATCAGTGATGAATATTGCAGAATATATTTTTTTCCTGCATGAAGGAAAGGTGTATTTTGAAGGTACTCCCGAAGAATTTCAAGCGAGTCAAGATGCTCTTGTTAAGCAATTCTTATCTGGCGGCAGAAATGGTCCATTGGCAGTTCCTATCGCATAA
- a CDS encoding MlaE family ABC transporter permease codes for MKIIISLIGYIGHVILSTIGGLGRFIIFLREVLRWSIFPPFRIGLIIKQLEFVGNKSSLIISIAALFVGAVLGLQLGVIFRLFSAEGLMGAATGKSLALELGPVMCGFIVIGRAGAAMAAEIATMRVNEQIDAMEAMGVNPISYLVVPRVIASVIMMPILAGIFLFIGVVGCYIVAIFYYRVDTMVFFQQLQWIVWWSDVVKGLVKALFFGFIFATIACYKGFNARGGAKGVGEATTKAVVAGLLSILVGDFIITLFQV; via the coding sequence ATGAAAATAATAATTTCTTTAATCGGATATATAGGTCATGTTATCCTTTCTACTATCGGTGGTTTAGGGAGATTTATAATATTTTTACGAGAAGTATTACGTTGGTCAATATTTCCACCTTTTCGTATAGGCCTTATTATTAAACAGCTTGAGTTTGTTGGTAATAAAAGTTCACTTATTATATCAATAGCAGCTTTATTTGTTGGAGCCGTTTTAGGATTACAATTGGGAGTCATTTTTCGCTTATTTAGTGCAGAAGGATTAATGGGTGCTGCCACAGGGAAATCTTTAGCGCTTGAACTTGGGCCTGTCATGTGTGGTTTTATCGTTATAGGTCGAGCAGGTGCTGCTATGGCAGCAGAAATAGCAACCATGCGTGTAAATGAGCAGATTGACGCAATGGAAGCTATGGGTGTTAATCCGATTAGTTATCTAGTTGTACCAAGGGTTATTGCAAGTGTAATTATGATGCCTATTTTAGCGGGAATATTTTTATTCATTGGAGTAGTTGGTTGTTACATTGTTGCAATATTTTATTATCGTGTGGATACAATGGTATTTTTTCAGCAGTTGCAATGGATCGTATGGTGGAGTGATGTTGTCAAAGGACTTGTAAAAGCATTATTCTTCGGGTTTATTTTTGCAACCATTGCTTGTTATAAAGGATTCAATGCGAGAGGTGGTGCTAAGGGGGTCGGTGAAGCAACCACTAAAGCGGTTGTTGCTGGCTTGCTCTCAATTTTAGTGGGAGACTTTATTATCACTTTATTTCAGGTTTAA
- a CDS encoding ArsA family ATPase, whose translation MGSSFPKLHVFLGAGGVGKTTLSASFALSLASSGKKVGLLSIDPAKRLQSALGVSNLSERGVLIPLGNNCRGELRAAVLQIGESLSRWVEEKGMPADKQEKLFENPYFSALAEKMASATDTLAAIRIAEWVEQYPDVEELVIDTAPGIHAIDFISKPEKIMAFLDGKLVEWLKWFVGGAQEKQSFFARALKTGARKIIEGLALVGGRSFLINFGEFLTMLDDVFITAIKRLKYSQKWLQDENTQFILISSIREDAVFVTKELGRILKYMGINPKLAIINRAFPIHLKNEIVFNEFINNENALIDSEKLLSNYLANYIMTQQKIFQELINYAEIVIEVPISASLDRENELRLSDLTSLGDVIRKEVR comes from the coding sequence ATGGGCTCTTCTTTTCCAAAGCTCCATGTTTTTTTGGGTGCGGGTGGAGTTGGAAAAACGACTTTATCTGCTTCTTTTGCTCTGTCACTCGCTAGCTCAGGAAAAAAAGTAGGGCTGTTGAGTATTGACCCTGCAAAAAGATTACAATCTGCACTTGGAGTGAGCAATTTATCCGAGCGTGGCGTGCTTATTCCACTCGGAAATAACTGCAGAGGAGAGTTACGTGCAGCTGTTTTACAAATCGGCGAGAGTCTATCGCGCTGGGTCGAAGAAAAAGGTATGCCTGCTGATAAGCAAGAAAAACTATTTGAAAATCCATATTTTAGCGCATTGGCAGAGAAAATGGCCTCTGCTACAGACACTTTGGCAGCCATTCGTATCGCAGAATGGGTTGAGCAGTATCCTGATGTAGAAGAATTGGTCATCGACACAGCTCCAGGGATTCATGCCATCGATTTTATTTCAAAACCTGAAAAAATTATGGCCTTTCTTGATGGAAAACTGGTGGAATGGCTTAAATGGTTTGTGGGTGGAGCGCAAGAAAAACAAAGTTTTTTTGCAAGAGCTTTAAAGACCGGAGCTAGGAAAATTATAGAAGGTTTGGCGCTCGTTGGTGGACGAAGTTTTTTAATTAATTTTGGTGAATTTTTGACCATGCTGGATGATGTGTTTATTACAGCAATAAAAAGATTAAAATACTCTCAAAAATGGCTGCAAGATGAAAACACTCAATTTATCTTAATTAGCTCGATCCGTGAAGATGCCGTTTTTGTTACCAAAGAATTAGGGCGAATATTGAAATATATGGGGATAAATCCTAAATTAGCAATTATTAATAGAGCATTTCCTATTCATTTAAAAAATGAAATTGTCTTTAATGAGTTTATAAATAATGAAAATGCTTTGATTGATTCTGAAAAATTGCTTTCAAATTATTTAGCAAATTATATAATGACTCAGCAAAAAATATTTCAAGAACTTATAAATTATGCAGAAATAGTTATTGAAGTCCCTATATCAGCTTCATTGGATAGAGAAAATGAATTAAGACTTTCTGATTTAACTTCTCTAGGTGATGTCATTAGAAAAGAAGTGAGATAA
- a CDS encoding ArsA family ATPase, translating to MSTKTHQSHKMQFSNQISQKLLFVVGKGGVGRTTVATSLATYFAGQGESVLVVQWALKDSISPLYSSPQCSHKETALPSGFKVMNYSAAEAIKEYFVDHLKMKLLYSVIIENKHVQKLIHAAPGVQELFFLGRLFWLVELAQCEKGYSYDRVIVDAPATGHAVSLFGIAPAIANFGITGPLANECERVAKLIADPQKTGVIVVTLPEELPVEECYETIPKITKQLNRSPNAIFLNQSINPHFFKGFENIKNEDWFIKMEERFKHDNSKEELELILASLAKRDIFEKKLSFWAQNNHPPIPIISLPDIGMMYKSTTSLTIINSLAKYYATLA from the coding sequence TTGAGCACAAAGACTCACCAAAGTCATAAAATGCAATTCTCCAATCAAATATCTCAAAAGCTTTTATTTGTTGTGGGTAAAGGCGGGGTAGGTAGAACAACGGTTGCGACATCTCTTGCGACTTATTTTGCAGGACAAGGAGAGTCTGTTCTTGTTGTTCAATGGGCATTAAAAGATTCCATTTCACCTCTGTATTCATCTCCACAGTGTTCGCACAAAGAAACTGCATTGCCAAGCGGCTTTAAAGTTATGAACTATTCAGCAGCTGAAGCCATAAAAGAGTATTTTGTTGATCATTTGAAAATGAAGCTTCTTTATTCTGTTATCATTGAAAATAAACACGTGCAGAAATTAATACATGCAGCGCCTGGTGTACAGGAGCTGTTTTTTTTAGGCCGTTTATTTTGGTTGGTTGAGTTAGCACAATGCGAAAAAGGGTATAGCTACGATCGGGTGATCGTCGATGCGCCTGCGACAGGTCATGCTGTTTCTTTATTTGGCATAGCTCCTGCAATTGCAAATTTTGGTATCACAGGTCCATTGGCAAACGAATGTGAACGAGTCGCAAAATTAATCGCTGATCCACAAAAGACAGGGGTTATTGTTGTTACCTTACCAGAGGAATTGCCAGTTGAAGAGTGTTATGAAACAATTCCAAAAATAACTAAACAATTAAATCGCAGTCCGAACGCAATTTTTTTAAATCAATCTATCAATCCACATTTTTTTAAAGGCTTCGAAAATATTAAAAATGAAGATTGGTTTATAAAAATGGAAGAAAGATTTAAACACGATAATTCAAAAGAAGAGTTAGAACTGATCTTAGCATCTCTAGCAAAAAGAGATATTTTTGAGAAAAAACTATCTTTTTGGGCTCAAAACAATCATCCACCTATACCAATTATTTCTTTACCTGATATAGGCATGATGTATAAATCAACTACGTCTCTCACAATCATAAATTCATTGGCAAAGTATTATGCAACTCTTGCTTAA
- a CDS encoding Sec-independent protein translocase subunit TatA/TatB, whose protein sequence is MHSFSFGELALIFGIVIVLFGGSRLAVVGRSLGEGISNFKKGLSNGAQPEDKQLKAPTTPVQNQNLAQVVDVEHKDSPKS, encoded by the coding sequence ATGCACTCCTTTAGCTTTGGTGAATTAGCTCTTATTTTTGGAATTGTTATTGTGCTTTTTGGTGGAAGTCGACTTGCTGTTGTCGGCAGATCACTGGGCGAGGGAATTTCTAATTTTAAAAAAGGTTTAAGCAATGGCGCTCAACCTGAAGATAAACAATTAAAAGCCCCCACTACTCCTGTGCAAAATCAAAATTTAGCCCAGGTGGTTGACGTTGAGCACAAAGACTCACCAAAGTCATAA